Proteins from a single region of Rhinolophus sinicus isolate RSC01 linkage group LG13, ASM3656204v1, whole genome shotgun sequence:
- the FAM83C gene encoding protein FAM83C, whose product MFGGLGPGGLGAQGMAGAQGMAGPLRGRVEELKRPWWRESTPLVLQHSEAARLATDALLERGEAAYLQVISEERELPFLSSLDVDYMTSHVHGTPELGEAQGLEASGPDRLSLLSEVTSGTYFPMASDVDPPDLDLGWPEVPQATGFSPTQAVVHFQRDKSKNIKDLLRFLFSQARMVVAVVMDVFTDMELLCDLIEASSRRGVPVYLLLAQEHLRHFLEMCYKMDLNAGHLPNVRVRSTCGDTYCSKAGRRFTGQALEKFVIIDCEQVVAGSYSFTWLCSQAHTSMVLQLRGRIVEDFDREFRCLYAESRPVEGFCVGEDARAQCPPPVALAFRHGIPSPISSSPSSTSLNSIKCSPLMGRSSYLALPGGGGCSDTGMGSSSPGPARCEASGQSSLQRQLSDLNHGSLPGPYRANLGKLGASPWSQSSPALNHNGTSLLTRAVGSPLLARPRPLLPFPRGVPALSRLPENGLLGSQEPSPPRGRWVPGNLEEKKVSLSQSHGQLDLLIPFSKAQEAGGPDAGVTPNSDSLWPGEQASEDRRLSPKQRYNQRDLLPRAQGAGGAPESGSPRPGNRTPEEKRLSPNHNYGQLDLLVQYPKARGSRVPPEPNSSARPGKQGPEERRQTLGHSQLDLITKFGPFRAEGPGPKGLPGPNPARKPGVGSGDEKRMTLGHSKLDLITKYHQLQGARQGPEPGLPGGPTGGHCNGSSSGPFGDEKRLTLGHSKLDLITKYNKSKFKLLRSRFES is encoded by the exons ATGTTTGGAGGCCTAGGGCCTGGAGGCCTGGGAGCCCAGGGCATGGCAGGAGCCCAGGGCATGGCGGGACCCCTGCGGGGCAGGGTGGAGGAGCTGAAGCGGCCGTGGTGGCGGGAGAGCACCCCACTGGTGCTACAGCACAGCGAGGCCGCCCGGCTGGCGACCGACGCCCTCCTTGAGCGGGGTGAGGCTGCTTACCTGCAGGTCATTTCTGAGGAGCGGGAACTGCCCTTCTTGAGCAGCCTGGATGTGGACTACATGACCAGCCATGTGCATGGGACTCCTGAGCTCGGAGAAGCCCAGGGACTGGAGGCCTCAGGGCCAGACCGCCTCAGCCTACTCTCCGAAGTCACCTCAGGGACCTACTTTCCCATGGCCTCCGACGTAGACCCCCCAGACCTGGACTTGGGCTGGCCTGAGGTCCCACAGGCCACAGGCTTCAGCCCTACCCAAGCTGTGGTCCACTTCCAGCGGGACAAGAGCAAGAACATCAAAGACCTTCTGCGTTTCCTCTTTAGCCAGGCACGCATG gtgGTGGCTGTGGTGATGGACGTATTCACCGACATGGAGCTTCTCTGTGACCTCATAGAGGCCTCCAGCCGGCGTGGTGTCCCTGTCTACCTGCTTCTGGCTCAGGAGCACCTGCGGCACTTCCTGGAAATGTGCTACAAGATGGACCTCAATGCGGGGCACCTGCCG AACGTGCGTGTGCGGAGCACGTGTGGGGACACATACTGCAGCAAGGCAGGGCGCCGCTTCACCGGGCAGGCTCTGGAGAAGTTCGTCATCATCGACTGTGAGCAGGTGGTGGCCGGCAGCTACAG CTTCACCTGGCTTTGCAGCCAGGCCCATACTAGCATGGTCCTGCAGCTGAGGGGCCGCATCGTGGAAGACTTCGACCGGGAGTTCCGCTGTCTGTATGCCGAATCACGGCCTGTGGAGGGCTtctgtgttggtgaggatgccaGGGCACAGTGCCCTCCCCCTGTGGCCCTGGCATTCAGGCACGGCATCCCGAGCCCCATATCCTCATCACCCTCCAGCACCAGCCTCAACAGCATCAAGTGCTCCCCTCTCATGGGCCGCTCCTCCTACCTCGCTCTACCAGGGGGTGGTGGCTGCAGTGACACGGGTATGGGGTCCTCTTCCCCAGGACCTGCCCGTTGTGAGGCCAGTGGCCAGTCCTCCCTGCAACGCCAGCTGTCAGATCTTAACCATGGCTCCCTACCAGGGCCCTACAGGGCCAACCTGGGCAAGCTGGGGGCATCTCCGTGGTCCCAGTCTTCCCCTGCCCTCAACCACAATGGCACCAGTCTCTTGACCCGGGCAGTGGGGTCACCTCTGCTTGCTCGCCCacgccccctcctccccttcccccggGGTGTCCCAGCCCTGTCCCGGCTCCCAGAGAATGGGCTCCTGGGAAGCCAGGAGCCTAGCCCCCCACGAGGTCGCTGGGTACCTGGCAACCTGGAGGAGAAGAAGGTGTCTCTGAGTCAAAGCCATGGCCAGCTGGATCTCCTCATCCCCTTCTCCAAAGCCCAAGAAGCAGGAGGCCCTGATGCTGGGGTTACTCCCAACTCAGACTCCCTTTGGCCTGGCGAGCAGGCCTCAGAGGACAGGAGGTTGTCCCCAAAACAGAGATACAACCAGCGGGATCTCCTGCCTCGGGCCCAGGGTGCTGGGGGTGCCCCTGAGTCAGGTTCCCCCCGACCTGGCAATCGGACACCAGAGGAGAAGAGGCTGTCTCCAAACCACAACTATGGCCAATTGGACCTCCTGGTACAGTACCCCAAGGCCAGGGGCTCCAGAGTGCCCCCTGAACCCAACTCCTCAGCCAGGCCTGGCAAGCAGGGTCCAGAGGAGCGACGGCAGACCTTAGGCCACAGCCAGCTGGATCTCATCACCAAGTTTGGCCCATTCCGGGCTGAGGGTCCTGGGCCCAAAGGTCTCCCTGGACCGAACCCGGCTCGCAAACCTGGAGTAGGCTCTGGAGATGAGAAGCGGATGACTTTGGGCCATAGCAAGCTGGACCTCATCACCAAGTATCATCAGTTACAGGGTGCCAGGCAGGGACCTGAACCTGGCCTCCCCGGCGGCCCTACAGGTGGTCATTGCAATGGTAGTAGCAGTGGCCCATTTGGGGATGAGAAACGGCTGACCCTGGGCCACAGCAAACTGGACCTCATCACTAAGTACAACAAGTCCAAGTTCAAGCTGCTCAGAAGCCGCTTTGAGTCCTAG
- the EIF6 gene encoding eukaryotic translation initiation factor 6 has product MAVRASFENNCEIGCFAKLTNTYCLVAIGGSENFYSVFEGELSETIPVVHASIAGCRIIGRMCVGNRHGLLVPNNTTDQELQHIRNCLPDSVQIRRVEERLSALGNVTTCNDYVALVHPDLDRETEEILADVLKVEVFRQTVADQVLVGSYCVFSNQGGLVHPKTSVEDQDELSSLLQVPLVAGTVNRGSDVIAAGMVVNDWCAFCGLDTTSTELSVIESVFKLNDAKPSTIATSMRDSLIDSLT; this is encoded by the exons ATGGCGGTCCGAGCGTCGTTCGAGAACAACTGTGAGATCGGCTGCTTTGCCAAACTCACCAACACCTACTGCCTGGTGGCCATTGGCGGGTCAGAGAACTTCTACAG TGTGTTCGAGGGCGAGCTCTCCGAGACCATCCCCGTGGTGCACGCGTCCATCGCTGGCTGTCGCATCATTGGGCGTATGTGTGTGG GTAACAGGCATGGCCTCCTGGTGCCCAACAACACCACCGACCAGGAGCTGCAACATATTCGCAACTGCCTCCCGGACTCAGTACAGATCCGGCGGGTGGAGGAGCGGCTCTCAGCCCTGGGCAATGTCACCACCTGCAATGACTATGTGGCCTTGGTCCACCCAGACCTAGACAGG GAAACAGAAGAAATCCTGGCTGATGTGCTCAAAGTTGAAGTCTTCAGACAGACAGTTGCTGACCAGGTGCTCGTAGGAAGCTACTGTGTCTTCAGCAATCAGGGAGGGCTGGTACATCCCAAGACTTCAGTTGAAGACCAAGATGAGCTGTCCTCTCTCCTTCAGGTTCCCCTTGTG GCGGGCACTGTGAACCGAGGCAGCGATGTGATCGCCGCTGGGATGGTGGTGAACGACTGGTGTGCCTTCTGTGGCCTGGACACAACCAGCACAGAGCTGTCAGTGATAGAGAGTGTCTTCAAGCTGAACGACGCCAAGCCTAGCACCATTGCTACCAGCATGCGGGATTCCCTCATTGACAG CCTTACATGA